A stretch of the Polyangiaceae bacterium genome encodes the following:
- the hflX gene encoding GTPase HflX: MPQIYGNTNGLSPAAHKTLERIYRRKVPLEHIATPELIKSLAEASKETGRQVGALVHRSGAIDYVIVGDATKLMLPDIGRLRAAEGRFRALRLVHTHLYNEPLTRDDIVDLVRLRLDLVAAIQLSAEGEAKTMDYAYNTPPSPVAADEDPRNRLPYRRVEPQPIGRIDTDFGALIAALEDEFAKRSRTVSTTAKDGRAILVHVAEKSKQGAYTNAEESLRELSELSRTAGVDVADTVIQLRERIDPRLIVGKGKLDDIVLRAAELDAATLVFDRNLNPSQASAIAKHSDLKILDRTQLILDIFAQRAESADGKLQVELAQLKYALPRLSQKDDSLSRLTGGIGGRGPGETKLEIGRRRAKERVSFLEDELKKLSRQREQRRRKRSRQGVPIVSIVGYTNAGKSTLLNTLTGSDTIAEDKLFATLDTRSRRLRFPEEREVIITDTVGFIRELPKDLFAAFRATFEETADADLLLHVVDASDPARDQQIATTEELLGELGLASIPRIVVFNKIDLIEPGEARRLLVGRKDAVITSARDRESTRALLAMIASRLKERWERSSLSGYSSATDEPQLDAGDEDVAAVAMLENSSLTTLEEMLASKRYRRTTIGA; the protein is encoded by the coding sequence ATGCCTCAAATCTACGGAAACACGAACGGGCTCAGCCCCGCCGCACACAAGACACTCGAACGCATCTACCGCCGTAAAGTGCCCCTCGAGCACATCGCGACGCCGGAGCTCATCAAGTCGCTCGCTGAAGCATCCAAAGAGACGGGCCGCCAAGTTGGTGCTCTCGTTCATCGATCAGGCGCGATCGACTACGTCATCGTTGGTGATGCAACGAAACTCATGCTCCCCGACATCGGACGCCTCCGCGCGGCCGAAGGACGCTTTCGTGCACTGCGTCTCGTCCACACGCACCTCTACAACGAGCCGCTCACGCGCGATGACATCGTCGACCTCGTCCGCCTGCGTCTCGACCTCGTCGCCGCCATTCAGCTATCCGCCGAAGGCGAAGCGAAGACGATGGACTACGCGTACAACACGCCGCCTTCTCCCGTCGCTGCGGATGAAGATCCACGCAACCGACTGCCTTACAGGCGCGTCGAGCCGCAACCGATCGGTCGCATCGATACGGACTTCGGTGCGCTCATCGCCGCGCTCGAAGACGAATTCGCGAAACGTTCACGCACCGTTTCGACGACGGCCAAAGACGGTCGAGCCATCCTCGTGCACGTCGCGGAAAAGTCGAAACAAGGCGCATACACGAACGCAGAGGAGAGCTTGCGTGAACTGTCCGAGCTGTCACGCACGGCCGGTGTCGACGTCGCCGACACGGTCATTCAGCTTCGCGAAAGGATCGACCCGCGCCTCATCGTTGGTAAGGGCAAACTCGACGACATCGTCTTGCGCGCGGCCGAGCTCGATGCGGCCACGCTCGTTTTCGATCGCAATTTGAACCCGTCGCAGGCTTCGGCGATCGCCAAACATTCGGATCTGAAGATCCTCGATCGAACGCAGCTCATTCTGGACATCTTCGCGCAGCGCGCCGAATCGGCCGACGGCAAGCTTCAAGTGGAGCTGGCGCAACTCAAGTACGCGCTTCCGCGTTTGTCCCAAAAGGACGATTCACTCTCGCGTCTCACCGGCGGCATCGGCGGCCGTGGCCCTGGCGAAACCAAGCTCGAAATTGGACGTCGGCGCGCGAAAGAACGCGTGAGCTTTCTCGAGGACGAGCTCAAGAAATTGAGCCGTCAGCGTGAACAACGCAGGCGCAAGCGCTCGAGACAAGGCGTGCCGATCGTGAGCATCGTGGGCTATACGAACGCGGGCAAGAGCACGCTGCTCAATACGCTCACGGGTTCCGACACGATCGCCGAGGACAAACTCTTCGCGACGCTCGACACGCGTTCGCGAAGGCTGCGTTTTCCGGAAGAGCGTGAGGTGATCATCACGGACACCGTGGGCTTCATTCGCGAGCTGCCCAAGGACCTGTTTGCAGCGTTTCGCGCAACGTTCGAGGAAACGGCGGATGCGGATCTTCTGCTGCACGTGGTCGACGCGAGCGATCCTGCGCGGGATCAGCAGATCGCCACGACGGAGGAGCTGCTTGGGGAGCTTGGTCTGGCGTCGATTCCGCGCATCGTGGTGTTCAACAAGATCGACTTGATCGAGCCGGGTGAAGCGCGAAGGCTGCTCGTGGGACGCAAAGATGCGGTGATCACGAGCGCGCGCGATCGCGAATCCACGCGCGCGCTGCTCGCCATGATTGCTTCACGTTTGAAGGAACGATGGGAACGGTCGAGTTTGTCTGGGTACAGCAGTGCGACGGACGAACCGCAACTCGACGCGGGCGATGAAGACGTTGCAGCGGTAGCGATGCTGGAAAATTCGTCGCTCACGACGCTCGAAGAAATGCTGGCGAGCAAGCGGTATCGTCGGACCACGATTGGGGCCTGA
- a CDS encoding M48 family metallopeptidase translates to MAQVGTLDFKGFVASRKEQRAGGSDGGGHAYAYASDHATRMAFERMKPVELAVAASVRFFKESGKADLLGHGVKVGPNQFPRVHGLAAECAQTLGIATPTVYIVNSPQMNAATYGTNDDSFIMIHSALVDHFTDEELRSVIGHECGHIHNSHVVYLTAMHYLQVMVSIFVQWIVYPAMIPLRSWLRRAEITCDRASLLCSRNLDVSTRALAKLALGSAKLYSELNLEAFLAQHEEGKESVGRFRELLQTHPWVPTRVKALRTFAQSELYMHHVGQEGKGLSMEEVDDQVHGFIKVFG, encoded by the coding sequence ATGGCACAAGTCGGAACGCTCGATTTCAAAGGCTTCGTCGCGAGCCGCAAAGAGCAACGCGCGGGTGGATCGGACGGTGGGGGTCATGCGTACGCGTACGCGTCCGATCACGCGACACGCATGGCATTCGAGAGGATGAAGCCGGTCGAGCTTGCGGTGGCTGCGTCGGTTCGTTTTTTCAAGGAATCAGGCAAGGCTGATCTCTTGGGTCACGGAGTCAAAGTCGGGCCGAATCAGTTTCCACGCGTGCATGGTCTAGCGGCCGAATGCGCGCAGACGCTCGGCATTGCCACGCCTACGGTCTACATCGTCAACAGCCCGCAGATGAATGCTGCGACGTACGGGACGAACGACGATTCCTTCATCATGATCCATTCGGCGCTCGTCGATCACTTCACGGATGAAGAATTGCGCAGCGTCATCGGTCACGAGTGCGGGCACATCCACAACAGCCACGTCGTGTACTTGACCGCAATGCACTACTTGCAGGTCATGGTTTCGATCTTCGTCCAGTGGATCGTTTATCCAGCGATGATTCCTCTCCGAAGCTGGTTGCGACGAGCGGAGATCACCTGCGATCGCGCGAGCCTTCTATGCTCCCGCAACCTCGACGTTTCGACGCGCGCGCTTGCCAAGCTCGCACTAGGCTCGGCCAAGCTTTATTCCGAGCTGAACTTGGAAGCATTCTTGGCGCAGCACGAAGAAGGCAAGGAGAGCGTGGGACGTTTTCGCGAGCTTCTTCAGACGCATCCGTGGGTACCGACGCGCGTGAAGGCGCTACGTACGTTCGCGCAAAGCGAGCTCTACATGCATCACGTGGGGCAAGAGGGAAAAGGTTTGTCGATGGAGGAAGTCGACGACCAAGTTCATGGATTCATCAAGGTTTTTGGATAG
- a CDS encoding PocR ligand-binding domain-containing protein: MNDEASTGADAIGLGPPRLEDLVDRESLRTMVGSFEQIFGMHVRIVSGSGTNLASTTNECSLCAMVNEEPSGRRACAKVVAEVKRLRLVSKEGTQHPCFTGARYRLMPIQYEGDVIGRVIVGPYVDPTIETIPDALFKVSSRIDVARVAELLPLMPHATEVVAEAVAKHLVAVLDVVLWSGHKAHLTSTMHIASMRESFKELTKKTSALEQAYAKQKELDKLKSHFLATVSHELRTPLTSILGYSEMLSGGIAGELTPGQLEFVKIIEAKSNHLLELIMSLLDLSKLESGTVMIRRGDVLIKSVLMEAVSTLAPKASKKGITFEVDAPEDLPVVVGDPERLRQVFINLTENAIKFTPTNGRVTLSARQVEVNDEDGDESGLVLLAPLRQMIEVRVADTGIGIPEEERTKVFDPFYQVDQRHSREYEGTGLGLSIVKRLVDGHHGTVHIESNTPQGAVFVVRLPAAPASETSPQTAVAVRFDG; encoded by the coding sequence ATGAATGACGAAGCTTCGACGGGCGCCGATGCGATTGGCTTGGGCCCGCCCCGACTCGAGGATCTCGTCGATCGCGAGTCGCTTCGAACGATGGTGGGTTCGTTCGAGCAGATCTTCGGCATGCATGTGCGCATCGTTTCGGGCTCGGGCACGAATTTGGCCAGCACGACGAACGAATGCAGCCTCTGCGCGATGGTGAACGAGGAGCCGTCGGGACGGCGGGCATGCGCCAAGGTCGTCGCCGAGGTCAAACGCTTGCGCCTCGTATCGAAGGAAGGCACGCAGCATCCGTGCTTTACGGGCGCCCGGTATCGGCTGATGCCGATTCAATACGAAGGCGACGTCATCGGCCGCGTGATCGTCGGACCGTATGTCGATCCGACGATTGAAACCATTCCCGATGCGCTGTTCAAGGTGAGCAGCCGTATCGACGTGGCGCGGGTCGCGGAGCTTTTGCCACTCATGCCGCATGCGACGGAGGTCGTTGCGGAGGCGGTCGCCAAGCATCTCGTCGCCGTGCTCGATGTCGTGCTCTGGAGTGGGCACAAAGCGCACTTGACGTCGACGATGCACATCGCGTCGATGCGCGAGAGCTTCAAAGAACTGACGAAGAAGACCTCTGCGCTCGAGCAGGCCTATGCCAAGCAAAAGGAGCTCGACAAACTCAAGAGCCACTTCCTTGCGACGGTGTCACACGAGCTTCGCACGCCGCTGACGTCGATCCTCGGCTACAGCGAAATGCTTTCCGGTGGAATCGCCGGCGAGCTAACTCCCGGGCAACTCGAGTTCGTGAAGATCATCGAAGCCAAGAGCAATCACTTGCTCGAGCTCATCATGAGTCTTCTCGACCTGTCGAAGCTCGAGAGCGGCACGGTGATGATTCGTCGCGGCGACGTGCTCATCAAGTCGGTGCTCATGGAAGCCGTGTCGACGCTCGCTCCGAAAGCATCGAAGAAAGGCATCACGTTCGAGGTCGACGCGCCGGAAGATTTGCCTGTCGTCGTTGGCGATCCCGAACGACTTCGTCAGGTGTTCATCAACTTGACGGAGAACGCGATCAAGTTCACCCCGACAAACGGTCGCGTCACGCTATCGGCCAGGCAAGTCGAAGTGAACGACGAAGATGGTGACGAATCTGGTTTGGTGCTCCTCGCGCCATTGCGACAGATGATCGAAGTGCGCGTGGCGGACACGGGAATCGGAATTCCAGAAGAGGAACGCACGAAGGTCTTCGATCCGTTCTACCAAGTCGATCAGCGGCATTCGCGTGAATACGAAGGAACGGGGCTCGGCCTTTCGATCGTGAAGCGTTTGGTCGATGGGCATCACGGCACGGTGCACATCGAGAGCAACACGCCTCAAGGTGCGGTCTTCGTCGTCCGCCTGCCAGCAGCGCCTGCGTCGGAAACGTCGCCGCAGACTGCCGTTGCGGTGCGGTTCGACGGATAG
- the thiL gene encoding thiamine-phosphate kinase: protein MSHRSSEAARIDLIRSTFATGNADRTLVGIGDDAAVLAPSKTPLVWTIDAQVEGVHFRRDFVSMVDVGYRATMAAASDLGAMGAAPIGILAALVLPADFSDDDLRGILQGQSEAAGELGMPIVGGNLARGSEVSITTTVLGESSRPLTRAGACPGDTVVLAGPLGLSAAGLLLLQASVGKTNARPDAHPDAEPALRAYRRPVARIADGLAARDVATAAIDVSDGLARDVGHLVRGSGVRIALDPTKLVTPELERAARIVGADPLQLALHGGEDFALVMTVPAGQVPPGFIPIGRVLPSEKTDSDLVLDGPGAAFVPVEQRGYDHFR, encoded by the coding sequence ATGAGTCATCGCAGCTCGGAAGCAGCACGGATCGACCTCATCCGTTCGACGTTCGCGACGGGTAATGCAGACCGAACACTCGTGGGCATCGGTGACGATGCAGCCGTGCTTGCTCCGAGCAAGACGCCGCTCGTGTGGACCATCGATGCGCAAGTCGAGGGCGTCCACTTTCGTCGCGACTTCGTGTCGATGGTGGACGTCGGTTACCGCGCAACGATGGCTGCAGCGAGTGACCTTGGTGCGATGGGAGCGGCGCCGATCGGCATCTTGGCTGCGCTCGTGTTGCCAGCCGATTTCAGCGACGACGACCTGCGTGGCATCTTGCAGGGTCAAAGCGAAGCGGCGGGTGAGCTCGGCATGCCGATCGTCGGCGGAAACCTCGCACGTGGCAGCGAAGTCTCCATTACGACGACGGTGCTCGGTGAATCGAGTCGCCCGCTCACACGCGCGGGAGCGTGTCCGGGAGACACGGTCGTGCTTGCTGGACCGCTTGGCTTGTCCGCGGCGGGACTGTTGCTGCTCCAAGCATCGGTTGGCAAGACGAACGCTCGTCCGGATGCGCACCCTGATGCAGAGCCTGCACTGCGCGCGTACAGGCGTCCCGTTGCACGCATTGCGGATGGGCTTGCCGCGCGCGATGTCGCGACGGCTGCCATCGACGTATCCGATGGACTTGCGAGAGACGTGGGACACTTGGTTCGAGGCAGTGGCGTGCGCATCGCGCTCGATCCGACGAAGCTCGTGACGCCGGAGCTCGAGCGCGCGGCGCGCATCGTAGGTGCCGACCCGTTGCAGTTGGCGCTGCATGGCGGTGAGGACTTTGCGCTGGTGATGACGGTCCCAGCGGGACAGGTTCCGCCGGGGTTCATCCCCATCGGCCGCGTGCTTCCGTCAGAAAAAACGGATTCCGACTTGGTGCTCGATGGCCCCGGAGCAGCGTTTGTCCCAGTGGAACAACGAGGTTACGACCACTTCCGCTGA
- a CDS encoding gliding motility protein — protein sequence MQLDFASREITIKLVYYGPALSGKTTNLVALHARAGSDTRGRLMTLETQDDRTLFFDLLPLTFKSKDGDFSLRIKLFTVPGQPIHSATRKLVLQGADGVALIVDSRISETNRNAEAFLDLRQNLKESGIDIRKMPLVIQFNKRDMPDIRTDEELVRLAAKGSEPVFRAVATRGIGVVETFICLLWLTWRSLDQSHQLAKKLSIDGDEMVRTAAQQLGVTTPFRELIATRMGAVGSNVLPGGTP from the coding sequence GTGCAGCTCGATTTCGCCTCTCGCGAGATCACCATCAAGCTCGTGTATTACGGGCCAGCGTTGAGCGGCAAGACCACGAACCTCGTGGCCTTGCACGCGCGCGCTGGGTCCGACACGCGCGGTCGCCTGATGACGCTTGAAACGCAGGACGATCGCACGCTTTTCTTCGACCTTTTGCCGCTGACGTTCAAGTCGAAGGATGGTGACTTCTCTCTTCGCATCAAGCTTTTCACCGTTCCTGGACAACCCATCCACTCAGCGACACGCAAGCTCGTGCTTCAAGGTGCCGATGGAGTCGCGCTCATCGTCGACTCGCGCATATCCGAGACGAACCGCAACGCCGAGGCGTTCTTGGATTTGCGTCAGAACTTGAAGGAGAGCGGCATCGACATCAGAAAGATGCCGCTCGTGATTCAGTTCAACAAGCGCGACATGCCGGACATTCGGACCGACGAAGAGCTCGTGCGTCTTGCTGCGAAAGGCAGTGAGCCGGTGTTTCGAGCGGTTGCGACGCGAGGCATCGGGGTAGTCGAAACGTTCATCTGTTTGCTCTGGCTCACATGGCGTTCGCTGGATCAGAGCCATCAACTGGCGAAGAAGTTGTCGATCGACGGCGACGAAATGGTCCGAACGGCAGCGCAGCAATTGGGCGTGACGACGCCGTTCCGCGAGCTGATTGCGACGCGTATGGGCGCGGTCGGGTCGAACGTTCTGCCTGGGGGAACGCCATGA
- a CDS encoding dynamin family protein yields the protein MLESFRTKQLEVATALRNVVTIAARVGAKSLAGRIGTDVVDKLEADRFHLVVVGEFNHGKTTFVNALLGAEVLPVGVTPTTAVIHHLEYAAEPRAELVRASGERQTMAFEEVRKFAVGQEKGTESVANDVNRLEVYYPAEILRERIVLVDTPGVNDLSLQRADITYSYIPRSDAVLFLLDAGQPLKESERVFLNEKLLGQSRDKIVFVVTKRDIWSSDEEVEALAYIRSELAKLVRSPVVFPVCARKALDGQATESGMPELLQHLTTFLAEERGRILLDNALGEGIEAARMLGKGIDARRRAAAMTSEELSRRIEMLERDLAGQSKTIEERRFGIREEVARIQAWVQRDLERFVADVTRQIPDVVDNAPADELKVHLGPFLERTFADWAQAETKEIANALEALAERTIALVRDDAHEVAKRVREALGANLRTPNVEVDTLGYDVGVIALFGAGLAVMTFNVLLGGILAVAAPVLAVYVKGMIETETKKRAKELAPIAVREAATKVGPKLDEMIQEFAQRLDAWVVTAGEELHREVIEVLGAAKAERANTALSVETAIAACDAEAKALAGVIEQLESLRSGVWASGASQEKVAAS from the coding sequence ATGCTCGAATCATTTCGCACGAAGCAGCTCGAGGTTGCGACGGCGCTGCGCAACGTCGTGACGATTGCCGCTCGCGTAGGCGCCAAATCGCTTGCCGGTCGTATCGGCACCGATGTCGTCGACAAACTCGAAGCCGACAGGTTTCACTTGGTCGTCGTCGGCGAGTTCAACCATGGCAAGACGACGTTCGTGAACGCGCTGCTCGGAGCAGAAGTTCTCCCGGTCGGCGTCACACCCACGACGGCCGTGATTCACCACCTCGAATATGCGGCCGAGCCTCGCGCAGAGCTCGTGCGAGCTTCGGGTGAACGTCAAACGATGGCGTTCGAGGAAGTGCGCAAGTTTGCGGTTGGTCAGGAAAAAGGGACCGAAAGCGTCGCGAACGACGTGAATCGGCTCGAAGTGTATTACCCGGCGGAGATCCTTCGCGAGCGCATCGTTTTGGTCGACACGCCAGGCGTGAACGACCTGTCGCTTCAGCGTGCGGACATCACGTACAGCTACATTCCTCGTTCGGACGCGGTGCTCTTTCTTCTCGATGCGGGTCAGCCGCTCAAGGAGAGCGAGCGGGTGTTCTTGAATGAAAAACTCCTCGGGCAATCGCGCGACAAGATCGTTTTCGTCGTGACGAAGCGCGATATTTGGAGCTCCGACGAAGAGGTCGAAGCGCTCGCGTACATTCGTTCGGAGCTGGCCAAGCTGGTGCGAAGTCCGGTCGTATTTCCGGTGTGTGCGAGGAAGGCGCTCGATGGGCAAGCGACGGAGAGCGGCATGCCCGAATTGCTGCAGCACCTGACGACGTTCTTGGCGGAAGAGCGCGGGCGCATCTTGCTCGACAACGCGCTCGGTGAAGGCATCGAGGCGGCGCGCATGCTTGGCAAGGGCATCGACGCGCGACGTCGGGCAGCGGCGATGACGAGTGAAGAGCTGAGCCGGCGGATCGAGATGCTGGAGCGAGACCTCGCGGGACAATCGAAGACGATCGAGGAGCGGCGGTTTGGGATTCGCGAAGAGGTCGCGAGGATTCAGGCGTGGGTGCAGCGGGACCTCGAAAGGTTTGTCGCCGACGTGACGCGACAGATTCCCGATGTCGTCGACAATGCGCCGGCAGATGAATTGAAAGTGCACCTCGGGCCGTTCCTGGAGCGAACGTTTGCGGATTGGGCGCAGGCGGAGACGAAGGAAATTGCCAACGCGCTCGAAGCGCTCGCGGAGCGCACGATCGCGCTCGTTCGCGACGATGCGCACGAGGTTGCCAAGCGCGTGCGTGAGGCGCTCGGGGCAAACCTTCGCACACCGAACGTCGAAGTCGACACGCTCGGATACGACGTCGGCGTCATTGCGCTGTTTGGCGCGGGCCTCGCGGTGATGACGTTCAACGTGCTTCTTGGTGGAATCCTCGCGGTCGCGGCTCCGGTGCTGGCCGTGTACGTGAAGGGAATGATCGAAACGGAGACGAAGAAGCGGGCGAAGGAGCTTGCGCCGATTGCCGTGCGTGAAGCTGCGACGAAGGTTGGTCCGAAGCTCGACGAGATGATTCAGGAGTTCGCGCAAAGGCTCGATGCGTGGGTCGTGACGGCTGGTGAAGAGCTGCATCGCGAGGTCATCGAAGTGCTCGGTGCTGCGAAGGCTGAACGAGCGAACACAGCGCTCAGCGTGGAGACGGCGATTGCAGCGTGTGATGCGGAAGCAAAGGCGCTCGCGGGTGTGATCGAACAACTGGAAAGTCTGCGCAGTGGTGTGTGGGCGTCGGGCGCATCGCAGGAGAAAGTGGCCGCATCGTGA